A single window of Nocardioides kongjuensis DNA harbors:
- a CDS encoding SDR family oxidoreductase, with translation MVDLLTDKVIVLSGVGPGLGRSLGEEAARMGADLVLASRTPKRLEKMAETVRSHGRRALVVPTDITDEDQRKALVEAALDEFGKVDCLINNAFGIPPMDPISTLDLEGLRNANETNVFAPLRLSALFADALAQTEDKIGGSVIMINSCVIYSSQPEYSGYKLSKGTLEHLAQSLATELGPRGIRVNSVAPSYIYEDVNKAYFDWIAQESGRTHEDVYAEKAAPTDLKRLATPDEVARATLFLASDLASAVTGQMLNVDCGEFHA, from the coding sequence ATGGTGGATCTGCTGACGGACAAGGTCATCGTGCTCTCCGGCGTCGGGCCGGGCCTGGGCCGCTCGCTCGGCGAGGAGGCGGCCCGGATGGGCGCGGACCTCGTGCTCGCGAGCCGGACGCCCAAGCGGCTGGAGAAGATGGCGGAGACGGTGCGCTCCCACGGGCGCCGCGCGCTCGTCGTACCGACCGACATCACCGACGAGGACCAGCGCAAGGCGCTCGTCGAGGCGGCTCTCGACGAGTTCGGCAAGGTCGACTGCCTGATCAACAACGCGTTCGGCATCCCGCCCATGGACCCGATCAGCACCCTGGACCTGGAGGGCCTGCGCAACGCCAACGAGACCAACGTCTTCGCGCCGCTGCGCCTGTCCGCCCTGTTCGCCGACGCCCTCGCACAGACCGAGGACAAGATCGGCGGCTCGGTGATCATGATCAACTCCTGCGTCATCTACAGCAGCCAGCCGGAGTACTCCGGCTACAAGCTGTCGAAGGGCACCCTCGAGCACCTCGCCCAGTCGCTGGCCACCGAGCTCGGCCCCCGCGGCATCCGGGTCAACAGCGTCGCGCCGTCCTACATCTACGAGGACGTCAACAAGGCCTACTTCGACTGGATCGCCCAGGAGTCGGGGCGCACCCACGAGGACGTGTACGCCGAGAAGGCCGCGCCCACCGACCTCAAGCGTCTCGCCACTCCCGACGAGGTCGCGAGGGCCACGCTCTTCCTCGCCTCCGACCTGGCCTCGGCCGTGACCGGTCAGATGCTGAACGTCGACTGCGGCGAGTTCCACGCATGA
- a CDS encoding helix-turn-helix domain-containing protein has product MTDEPADDQELALWLHVQAGEFDRAYAVATRLLIMSADPVQRGRVEAVLGLMMQRVGLMADSRDQFARAAVLVEGSPPDLALVLAFGSLSSVLGGDLDRAEREALEADRLGAEHGVEIAVRQARTTLAAVHLGRGQLEAALALATDATAYGNDGVGQAEYRSTAHVLLAMALAELDRMEEAHVAIARGVAIAEEEGDTGQLAWYLASQAMLHFIDGHWAEARDEAARSIEHADRTGALAARPLAWGISACMEGLRGNVTTARTLIEQARSHRLGPGAGLGEEWVALAAAASTDDAGERYDALRDAWFRLRGMPSLLAWKVFAHPLVVLAMERGDRALAEVVSARVGAAAATAGTASARATAQCCAATVAGDPLALLAGLDLLRTVGRPLPLAFGCVAAASTALRTEDRVAALQEAATVFHRLGATVWSAEVARLLVDAAVAGSPARPAAPSGPWHLLSPGETRAVRLAIQGLSNSRIAAELGTSPRTVQTQLASACRKCGVSGRVQLAGLFAGLS; this is encoded by the coding sequence ATGACGGACGAGCCTGCGGACGACCAGGAGCTCGCGCTGTGGCTGCACGTCCAGGCCGGCGAGTTCGATCGCGCGTACGCCGTCGCGACCCGGCTGCTCATCATGAGTGCGGACCCGGTGCAGCGGGGCCGGGTCGAGGCGGTGCTGGGGCTGATGATGCAGCGGGTCGGGCTGATGGCCGACTCGCGCGACCAGTTCGCGCGGGCCGCGGTCCTGGTCGAGGGCTCGCCACCGGACCTCGCGCTGGTGCTGGCGTTCGGCTCGCTGTCGAGCGTGCTGGGCGGTGACCTGGACCGGGCCGAGCGCGAGGCGCTGGAGGCCGACCGGCTCGGGGCGGAGCACGGCGTCGAGATCGCCGTCCGGCAGGCCCGGACCACCCTCGCGGCGGTGCACCTGGGGCGGGGCCAGCTCGAGGCGGCGCTCGCGCTGGCGACCGACGCGACGGCGTACGGCAACGACGGGGTCGGCCAGGCGGAGTACCGCTCGACGGCGCACGTCCTGCTCGCGATGGCGCTGGCCGAGCTGGACCGGATGGAGGAGGCGCACGTCGCGATCGCGCGCGGGGTCGCGATCGCGGAGGAGGAGGGCGACACCGGGCAGCTGGCCTGGTACCTCGCCTCCCAGGCGATGCTGCACTTCATCGACGGGCACTGGGCCGAGGCGCGCGACGAGGCGGCCCGGTCGATCGAGCACGCCGACCGCACCGGCGCCCTGGCCGCGCGGCCACTGGCGTGGGGGATCAGCGCCTGCATGGAGGGCCTGCGCGGCAACGTCACCACCGCCCGCACCCTGATCGAGCAGGCCAGGTCCCACCGCCTCGGTCCCGGTGCCGGGCTCGGCGAGGAGTGGGTGGCGCTGGCGGCGGCGGCCTCGACCGACGACGCCGGTGAGCGGTACGACGCCCTGCGCGACGCCTGGTTCCGGCTGCGGGGGATGCCGAGCCTGCTGGCCTGGAAGGTGTTCGCGCACCCGCTGGTCGTGCTGGCGATGGAGCGCGGGGACCGGGCGCTGGCCGAGGTGGTCAGTGCCCGGGTCGGGGCCGCCGCGGCCACCGCGGGGACCGCGAGCGCCCGCGCCACGGCGCAGTGCTGCGCCGCCACCGTCGCCGGTGACCCGCTCGCCCTGCTGGCGGGGCTCGACCTGCTCCGCACCGTCGGACGCCCGCTGCCGCTGGCCTTCGGTTGCGTCGCGGCCGCGTCGACGGCACTGCGCACCGAGGACCGGGTGGCAGCGCTGCAGGAGGCCGCCACCGTGTTCCACCGGCTCGGGGCGACGGTGTGGAGCGCCGAGGTCGCCCGGCTGCTCGTCGACGCGGCGGTCGCCGGCAGCCCCGCCCGGCCGGCGGCGCCGTCGGGGCCGTGGCACCTGCTGAGCCCGGGTGAGACCCGCGCCGTCCGGCTGGCGATCCAGGGGCTGTCGAACTCCCGGATCGCCGCCGAGCTCGGCACCTCGCCCCGGACCGTGCAGACCCAGCTGGCCAGCGCCTGCCGCAAGTGCGGTGTGTCTGGCCGGGTCCAGCTGGCCGGGCTGTTCGCGGGCCTCAGCTGA
- a CDS encoding TIGR03619 family F420-dependent LLM class oxidoreductase: protein MRFSFAEGMTQADYYAPLAQACEAAGYTSMTIADSLIYPQESDSKYPYTDTGDREFLLGKQFIETFILCAHLFAVTETLRLTPFVLKLPIRPPVLVAKQASSLAYLSKNRLGLGVGLSPWPEDFAALGVPWEKRGKRMDECMDILRGLTQPGDEPTFFGYQGEFFDIEPLQQCPAPTERIPLLVGGHSDAALRRAVRKGDGWMHAGGDGEELDRLLTRLAEIRKEEGDTRDDFEVHVISYDAYTLDGIKRLEDRGVTDCIVGFRVPYIKGPDTEPLETKIKHLEQYAENIIAKANG from the coding sequence ATGCGCTTCTCCTTCGCCGAGGGCATGACCCAGGCCGACTACTACGCCCCGCTCGCCCAGGCCTGCGAGGCCGCCGGGTACACCTCGATGACGATCGCGGACAGCCTGATCTACCCGCAGGAGTCGGACTCGAAGTACCCCTACACCGACACCGGGGACCGCGAGTTCCTGCTCGGCAAGCAGTTCATCGAGACCTTCATCCTGTGCGCGCACCTCTTCGCGGTGACCGAGACGCTGCGCCTCACGCCGTTCGTCCTCAAGCTGCCGATCCGCCCACCCGTGCTGGTCGCCAAGCAGGCCTCGTCGCTGGCCTACCTGTCCAAGAACCGCCTCGGCCTCGGCGTCGGCCTCTCGCCGTGGCCCGAGGACTTCGCCGCCCTCGGCGTGCCGTGGGAGAAGCGCGGCAAGCGGATGGACGAGTGCATGGACATCCTGCGCGGCCTCACCCAGCCCGGCGACGAGCCGACCTTCTTCGGCTACCAGGGCGAGTTCTTCGACATCGAGCCCCTCCAGCAGTGCCCGGCGCCGACCGAGAGGATCCCGCTGCTCGTCGGCGGCCACTCGGACGCCGCCCTGCGCCGCGCCGTACGCAAGGGCGACGGGTGGATGCACGCCGGGGGCGACGGCGAGGAGCTCGACCGGCTGCTCACCCGGCTCGCGGAGATCCGCAAGGAGGAGGGCGACACCCGCGACGACTTCGAGGTGCACGTGATCTCGTACGACGCCTACACCCTCGACGGCATCAAGCGGCTCGAGGACAGGGGCGTCACCGACTGCATCGTCGGCTTCCGGGTGCCCTACATCAAGGGCCCCGACACCGAGCCGCTCGAGACCAAGATCAAGCACCTCGAGCAGTACGCCGAGAACATCATCGCGAAGGCGAACGGCTGA
- a CDS encoding aldo/keto reductase, which yields MSTPRIDLNDQTAIPQFGLGVWQVPPADTERVVSDAFEIGYRHVDTAQMYGNEEGVGAAIAASGLAREDLYVTTKLNNNRHEPAAAKDSLKVSLDKLGLEKVDLFLIHWPLPTRYDGDFVSTWEALIELREAGLTTSVGVSNFQPDHLDRIVAATGVVPAVNQVEVHPYFANEAVRAATTGHGAHVQAWSPLGQGGGELSDPAVTALAERHGRTPAQVLLRWALDRGDIVFPKSLSKARLAENFDVFDFALTADEVATLAALDKGEAGRQGPNPDVFDWIPA from the coding sequence GTGAGCACTCCCCGGATCGACCTCAACGACCAGACCGCCATCCCCCAGTTCGGCCTCGGCGTGTGGCAGGTGCCGCCGGCCGACACCGAGCGCGTGGTGTCCGACGCCTTCGAGATCGGCTACCGCCACGTCGACACGGCCCAGATGTACGGCAACGAGGAGGGCGTCGGCGCCGCGATCGCGGCCTCCGGACTCGCCCGCGAGGACCTGTACGTCACCACCAAGCTCAACAACAACCGCCACGAGCCCGCTGCCGCCAAGGACTCGCTCAAGGTCTCGCTCGACAAGCTCGGCCTCGAGAAGGTCGACCTGTTCCTCATCCACTGGCCGCTGCCCACGCGGTACGACGGCGACTTCGTCTCCACGTGGGAGGCGCTGATCGAGCTGCGCGAGGCCGGCCTGACCACCTCGGTCGGCGTCTCCAACTTCCAGCCCGACCACCTCGACCGGATCGTCGCGGCCACCGGCGTCGTCCCAGCCGTCAACCAGGTCGAGGTGCACCCGTACTTCGCCAACGAGGCCGTCCGCGCCGCGACCACCGGCCACGGCGCCCACGTCCAGGCCTGGTCCCCGCTCGGGCAGGGCGGCGGTGAGCTGAGCGACCCGGCCGTCACCGCTCTCGCCGAGCGTCACGGCAGGACTCCCGCCCAGGTGCTGCTGCGCTGGGCGCTGGACCGTGGCGACATCGTGTTCCCGAAGTCGCTGAGCAAGGCCCGGCTGGCCGAGAACTTCGACGTCTTCGACTTCGCGCTCACCGCCGACGAGGTCGCGACGCTGGCCGCGCTGGACAAGGGCGAGGCCGGTCGTCAGGGACCGAACCCGGACGTCTTCGACTGGATCCCTGCCTGA
- a CDS encoding nitroreductase family deazaflavin-dependent oxidoreductase, with translation MAATKPKPDGLDKPIVAKVIKYGAKANVAIYRLTNGRLGSTWRIGAGWRKPVPVLLLDHVGRRSGTRFTTPLLYLADGPDLVVVASQGGLPRNPQWLHNLVANPDTTVAVPGERSRAVRARVAGPDERAALWPRLVELYADFDNYQAWTDREIPVVVLEPR, from the coding sequence ATGGCAGCGACCAAGCCGAAGCCCGACGGCCTCGACAAGCCGATCGTCGCGAAGGTCATCAAGTACGGCGCCAAGGCGAACGTTGCCATCTACCGGCTGACCAACGGGCGACTCGGTTCCACCTGGCGGATCGGAGCGGGCTGGAGGAAGCCGGTGCCGGTGCTCCTGCTCGACCACGTCGGCCGCCGGAGCGGCACCCGGTTCACCACCCCGCTGCTCTACCTCGCCGACGGACCGGACCTGGTCGTCGTCGCGTCCCAGGGCGGGCTGCCGAGGAACCCGCAGTGGCTGCACAACCTCGTCGCGAACCCCGACACCACGGTCGCCGTACCGGGGGAGCGCAGCCGCGCGGTGCGCGCCCGGGTCGCCGGGCCCGACGAGCGCGCAGCGCTGTGGCCGCGCCTGGTCGAGCTGTACGCCGACTTCGACAACTACCAGGCCTGGACGGACCGGGAGATCCCGGTCGTCGTCCTCGAGCCCCGCTGA
- a CDS encoding sulfotransferase family protein has protein sequence MSEPRQRADVGTFEDICDAATRTTGLTDFGFADAPGHEEAFRVLVEDLGSAEAGLTGVGNYFMRSQVKSSLVARLLTQARFTEFPQHADVVIERPIFVLGLPRTGTTALSRLLCADPAHQGLEMWLTEFPQPRPPRETWEDDPIFNAMQAAFREHHITNPEFMGIHYSDATEPEECWRVLRQTGKSLGFESLAHVPAYSRWLATQSWTDAYERHRQNLQLIGLNDQDKRWVLKNPSHLIALDALLDVYPDALVVMTQRDPVTSVASACSLSAEATDGHSTTFVGETLGRDQLGHLTRQWDAFWQAREKADESQFFDVDYRGFVQDPVGTVGAIYDAFGLTWSQAAQDAVRRLDEESRSGPRRPAHQYDLADYGITQDEVRESFAR, from the coding sequence ATGAGCGAGCCCCGCCAGCGCGCGGACGTCGGCACCTTCGAGGACATCTGCGACGCCGCCACCCGCACCACCGGCCTGACCGACTTCGGCTTCGCCGACGCGCCCGGTCACGAGGAGGCGTTCCGGGTGCTGGTCGAGGACCTCGGCTCCGCCGAGGCCGGCCTGACCGGGGTGGGCAACTACTTCATGCGCTCGCAGGTCAAGAGCTCGCTCGTGGCCCGCCTGCTCACCCAGGCCCGGTTCACCGAGTTCCCCCAGCACGCGGACGTCGTCATCGAGCGGCCGATCTTCGTTCTCGGCCTCCCCCGCACGGGTACGACGGCCCTGAGCCGCCTGCTCTGCGCCGACCCGGCCCACCAGGGCCTGGAGATGTGGCTGACCGAGTTCCCCCAGCCCCGCCCGCCGCGGGAGACCTGGGAGGACGACCCGATCTTCAACGCCATGCAGGCGGCGTTCCGCGAGCACCACATCACGAACCCGGAGTTCATGGGCATCCACTACTCCGACGCCACCGAGCCCGAGGAGTGCTGGCGCGTGCTGCGCCAGACCGGCAAGTCGCTCGGCTTCGAGTCGCTGGCCCACGTGCCGGCGTACTCCCGCTGGCTGGCGACCCAGTCCTGGACCGACGCCTACGAGCGGCACCGCCAGAACCTGCAGCTGATCGGCCTCAACGACCAGGACAAGCGCTGGGTGCTCAAGAACCCCTCGCACCTGATCGCCCTCGACGCGCTGCTCGATGTCTACCCCGACGCGCTGGTCGTGATGACCCAGCGCGACCCGGTCACCTCGGTCGCCTCCGCCTGCTCGCTGTCGGCCGAGGCGACCGACGGCCACTCAACGACCTTCGTCGGCGAGACCCTCGGCCGCGACCAGCTCGGGCACCTCACCCGCCAGTGGGACGCCTTCTGGCAGGCCCGGGAGAAGGCCGACGAGAGCCAGTTCTTCGACGTCGACTACCGCGGCTTCGTGCAGGACCCGGTCGGCACCGTCGGCGCGATCTACGACGCCTTCGGCCTCACCTGGAGCCAGGCTGCGCAGGACGCCGTCCGCAGGCTCGACGAGGAGTCGCGCAGCGGGCCGCGCCGCCCCGCCCACCAGTACGACCTCGCGGACTACGGCATCACGCAGGACGAGGTCCGGGAGTCGTTCGCGCGCTGA
- a CDS encoding LuxR C-terminal-related transcriptional regulator, with the protein MSPEQEARRTAMWTRISRGELNAAATDARLLLESTPDPRVHAELHAALGLVLQRVGRIAESRDAFALAAALAAEQPGEQASYVADEAGSRFLLGDLAGAAQAADRARGLGEQHGNRFAACEALNTQAAIALSEGRPADALRLTKMGIALQAAERQSSGGGPLSHLYHGLALVELDRFADAEAAFGEGLLRSNAAGSTGQVAWYHAMRGLARYLNGRWDEAVVDGHLALDGARSAGTLIARPVAAAVVALVEALRGNVSTAQRHVRPVEGGLTVLGLPGEDWLSMARAAAAPEHRTGYTALTEGWLHTRRTPYFLSWRSLAPALVSQAVRYDDHELACAVTASAEAGAAAAPGIGSAQGAALRCRALLDADPEAARAAMAALREAGRPFALGLACLDAALLLGARGHRHDAQAAVREAADAFSGLRATPWLARAGRALLRLPADDGPAADREPVGWAQLTSAEREVARRVAQGLTNPEIARELVVSPRTVQTHASHVYAKLGVSSRVQLTAVLHRHGLDR; encoded by the coding sequence GTGAGCCCGGAGCAGGAAGCCCGTCGCACCGCGATGTGGACCCGGATCAGCCGGGGCGAGCTGAACGCCGCCGCCACCGACGCCCGGCTGCTGCTGGAGTCGACCCCCGATCCGCGGGTGCACGCCGAGCTGCACGCCGCCCTGGGGCTGGTCCTGCAGCGGGTCGGCCGGATCGCGGAGTCGCGCGACGCGTTCGCGCTGGCCGCCGCGCTGGCCGCGGAGCAGCCCGGCGAGCAGGCGTCGTACGTCGCCGACGAGGCGGGCTCCCGCTTCCTGCTGGGCGACCTCGCGGGAGCGGCGCAGGCGGCCGACCGGGCCCGCGGGCTCGGGGAGCAGCACGGCAACCGGTTCGCGGCGTGCGAGGCGCTCAACACCCAGGCCGCGATCGCGTTGAGCGAGGGCCGCCCGGCCGACGCGCTGCGGCTCACCAAGATGGGCATCGCGCTGCAGGCCGCGGAGCGCCAGAGCTCCGGCGGCGGGCCGCTCTCGCACCTCTACCACGGGCTGGCACTGGTCGAGCTCGACCGCTTCGCCGACGCCGAGGCGGCCTTCGGCGAGGGACTGCTCCGCAGCAACGCGGCGGGGTCGACGGGCCAGGTCGCCTGGTACCACGCGATGCGCGGGCTGGCCCGCTACCTCAACGGCCGCTGGGACGAGGCGGTCGTCGACGGCCACCTGGCGCTCGACGGCGCCCGGTCCGCCGGCACCCTGATCGCCCGGCCGGTCGCCGCGGCGGTCGTCGCCCTCGTGGAGGCGTTGCGCGGCAACGTGAGCACGGCACAGCGGCACGTCCGGCCGGTCGAGGGCGGGCTCACCGTGCTCGGGCTGCCCGGGGAGGACTGGCTGTCGATGGCCAGGGCAGCGGCGGCACCGGAGCACCGGACGGGCTACACCGCACTCACCGAGGGCTGGCTGCACACCCGGCGGACGCCGTACTTCCTCAGCTGGCGCTCGCTCGCGCCGGCGCTGGTCAGCCAGGCGGTCCGGTACGACGACCACGAGCTCGCCTGCGCGGTCACCGCCAGCGCGGAGGCCGGGGCGGCAGCCGCGCCGGGCATCGGCTCCGCCCAGGGCGCCGCACTGCGCTGCCGGGCCCTGCTCGACGCCGACCCGGAGGCGGCGCGGGCCGCGATGGCGGCACTGCGGGAGGCGGGCCGCCCGTTCGCGCTCGGCCTGGCCTGCCTCGACGCTGCTCTCCTGCTCGGCGCCCGCGGCCACCGGCACGACGCGCAGGCGGCGGTGCGCGAGGCGGCCGACGCGTTCAGCGGCCTGCGCGCGACGCCGTGGCTGGCCCGGGCCGGCCGGGCCCTGCTGCGGCTGCCCGCCGACGACGGGCCCGCCGCCGACAGGGAGCCCGTCGGCTGGGCGCAGCTGACCAGCGCCGAGCGCGAGGTCGCGCGCCGGGTGGCGCAGGGACTCACCAACCCGGAGATCGCCCGCGAGCTGGTGGTCTCGCCGCGGACCGTGCAGACCCACGCGTCGCACGTCTACGCCAAGCTCGGCGTCAGCTCGCGGGTGCAGCTCACCGCGGTCCTGCACCGCCACGGGCTGGACCGCTGA
- a CDS encoding cytochrome P450 — MTMEAERTELDGDTRALTMRRFRHGSVVGGRDLAPVPAGQLPPGPRWPALLQTVALMRFRHQFHPWLHRRYGDAYTVNLIPGNRPLVLFTRPEVTKEIFAADPEVFHAGKGNAILGPIMGEHSLLLQDAGEHHRARKLLMPAFLGHALRGYRGLVAEVAAAEVDTWREGEPFRALERMNSLTLEVILRVVFGVTDETRLAKLRPAVNHTVEIHPAILLGWAYPRLQRLGPWRRTVDNQVELDRLMYAEIRERRAAHDLGERSDVLSRLLAATDPDEPGSGLDDTELRDQLVTLLLAGHETTASALSWALVEVGRSPDLLARTQRAVDEGDDAWLEAVLKESMRLHPIIPMVVRTLMAPATVGGWDLPAGTTVGPSIIMSHQQESNFADPDVFRPERFLGDEVPALNVWIPFGGGVRRCIGAGFSLMEGTEVLREVFRRYDVTAVGTDVPKVRNITSVPRRGARIRVRAR, encoded by the coding sequence ATGACGATGGAGGCGGAGCGCACGGAGCTCGACGGCGACACCCGCGCGCTGACCATGCGGCGGTTCCGGCACGGCAGCGTGGTGGGCGGACGCGACCTCGCCCCGGTCCCGGCCGGCCAGCTGCCGCCCGGCCCGCGCTGGCCGGCGCTGCTGCAGACGGTCGCACTGATGCGCTTCCGGCACCAGTTCCACCCGTGGCTGCACCGCAGGTACGGCGACGCGTACACGGTCAACCTCATCCCGGGGAACCGACCGCTCGTGCTGTTCACCCGGCCCGAGGTCACCAAGGAGATCTTCGCGGCCGACCCGGAGGTCTTCCACGCCGGCAAGGGCAACGCGATCCTCGGCCCGATCATGGGGGAGCACTCCCTGCTGCTCCAGGACGCAGGCGAGCACCACCGGGCCCGCAAGCTGCTGATGCCGGCCTTCCTCGGGCACGCCCTGCGCGGCTACCGCGGCCTGGTGGCCGAGGTCGCCGCAGCGGAGGTCGACACGTGGCGCGAGGGCGAGCCGTTCCGGGCGCTCGAGCGGATGAACTCGCTGACCCTCGAGGTCATCCTCCGCGTCGTCTTCGGCGTGACCGACGAGACCCGGCTCGCGAAGCTGCGTCCCGCGGTCAACCACACGGTCGAGATCCACCCGGCGATCCTGCTCGGCTGGGCGTACCCGCGGTTGCAGAGGCTCGGGCCCTGGCGCCGTACGGTCGACAACCAGGTCGAGCTGGACCGGCTGATGTACGCCGAGATCCGCGAGCGCCGCGCCGCCCACGACCTCGGTGAGCGCTCCGACGTGCTGTCCCGGCTGCTCGCCGCCACCGACCCCGACGAGCCGGGCAGCGGCCTGGACGACACCGAGCTGCGCGACCAGCTGGTGACCCTCCTGCTCGCCGGTCACGAGACCACGGCGTCCGCGCTGTCGTGGGCACTGGTCGAGGTCGGCCGCAGCCCCGACCTGCTCGCGCGCACGCAGCGGGCGGTCGACGAGGGGGACGACGCGTGGCTCGAGGCGGTGCTCAAGGAGTCGATGCGGCTGCACCCGATCATCCCGATGGTGGTGCGCACCCTGATGGCACCGGCCACGGTCGGTGGCTGGGACCTGCCGGCGGGTACGACGGTCGGCCCGTCGATCATCATGAGCCACCAGCAGGAGTCGAACTTCGCGGACCCGGACGTGTTCCGGCCCGAGCGCTTCCTCGGCGACGAGGTCCCCGCGCTGAACGTGTGGATCCCGTTCGGGGGCGGCGTGCGCCGTTGCATCGGCGCCGGCTTCTCGCTGATGGAGGGGACGGAGGTGCTGCGCGAGGTGTTCCGCCGCTACGACGTCACGGCTGTCGGCACCGACGTGCCCAAGGTCCGCAACATCACCAGCGTGCCCCGGCGGGGGGCGCGGATCCGGGTGCGCGCGCGCTGA
- a CDS encoding nuclear transport factor 2 family protein, whose protein sequence is MELQQLIDRAEIADAITRYTLAVDEGDFDRLDTVFTPDAQIDYTESGGVADAYPAVKAWLAEALPGFSTHRIHMLGQISYEFDDSGDEAAVAAYFHNPMRIADGKGGERVVEVGGLYRHAFVRTTDGWRSRRLHEQVVWTRGF, encoded by the coding sequence GTGGAGCTGCAACAGCTGATCGACCGCGCCGAGATCGCCGACGCGATCACCCGCTACACCCTCGCCGTCGACGAGGGCGACTTCGACCGGCTCGACACGGTCTTCACCCCCGACGCGCAGATCGACTACACCGAGAGCGGCGGCGTCGCCGACGCCTACCCGGCGGTCAAGGCGTGGCTGGCCGAGGCGCTGCCCGGCTTCTCGACGCACCGGATCCACATGCTCGGCCAGATCTCGTACGAGTTCGACGACTCCGGCGACGAGGCCGCGGTCGCGGCGTACTTCCACAACCCGATGCGCATCGCCGACGGCAAGGGTGGCGAGCGCGTGGTCGAGGTGGGCGGGTTGTACCGCCACGCCTTCGTGCGCACGACGGACGGCTGGCGCTCGCGCCGGCTCCACGAGCAGGTCGTCTGGACGCGCGGTTTCTGA
- a CDS encoding VOC family protein, which yields MAIARNPQFVIDCPEPRVLADFYAALLGWESAVEEDGSWGSVWSGDRSIQLQRVDDYRAPDWPGQDVPQQVHLDVDVDDLDKAETATLALGATKHPHQPGTSFRVFLDPAGHPFCLCRVTAA from the coding sequence ATGGCCATCGCACGCAACCCCCAGTTCGTCATCGACTGCCCCGAGCCCCGGGTCCTCGCCGACTTCTACGCCGCCCTGCTCGGCTGGGAGTCCGCCGTGGAGGAGGACGGCTCCTGGGGCTCGGTGTGGTCCGGCGACCGCTCGATCCAGCTGCAGCGGGTCGACGACTACCGGGCCCCCGACTGGCCGGGGCAGGACGTGCCGCAGCAGGTGCACCTCGACGTCGACGTCGACGACCTCGACAAAGCCGAGACGGCGACGCTCGCGCTGGGTGCGACCAAGCACCCCCACCAGCCCGGCACGTCCTTCCGGGTGTTCCTCGACCCGGCGGGCCACCCGTTCTGCCTGTGCCGGGTGACGGCCGCGTGA